In the Topomyia yanbarensis strain Yona2022 chromosome 3, ASM3024719v1, whole genome shotgun sequence genome, one interval contains:
- the LOC131687214 gene encoding trimethylguanosine synthase-like: MNSVPNFPPEIAKDKSLRKYWYKRFSLFTRFDAGVRLDREGWYSVTPEEVIAHSAERCRCNVIVDAFCGCGGNSIQFAFTCNQMIAIDIDPNKIKMAEHNAKTYGVADKIKFINGDFLKLASNLHADVLFMSPPWGGPNYSKHKIFDIECSLIPVSATELMSKARQVSRNIAIYLPRNSNTQQLTKLAGPNNPVEIEPNFLDRKQIALTAYYGGLVRR; encoded by the exons ATGAACTCTGTACCCAATTTCCCGCCGGAGATAGCCAAAGATAAATCGTTACGAAAATACTGGTATAAGCGCTTTTCGCTATTCACCAGATTTGACGCTGGAGTTAGGTTGGACCGCGAAGGATGGTATTCCGTCACTCCAGAGGAAGTTATTGCACACTCGGCAGAGCGTTGCCGGTGCaatg taataGTAGATGCGTTCTGTGGCTGCGGAGGCAATAGCATCCAATTTGCATTCACTTGCAATCAAATGATTGCAATAGACATCGACCCAAACAAAATAAAGATGGCTGAGCACAACGCGAAGACTTATGGAGTGGCcgataaaatcaaatttatcaaTGGAGATTTCCTGAAACTGGCCAGTAATCTGCATGCGGACGTATTATTTATGTCTCCTCCGTGGGGAGGGCCAAATTactcaaaacacaaaatttttgacattgaatGCTCCCTGATACCTGTCTCGGCAACGGAGCTGATGAGTAAGGCTCGGCAGGTTAGTCGCAACATCGCTATTTACTTGCCACGTAATTCAAATACGCAACAACTGACAAAGCTAGCCGGGCCGAATAATCCCGTTGAAATCGAGCCGAATTTTCTTGATCGGAAGCAGATTGCCCTGACCGCATACTACGGAGGTCTTGTCCGTCGttaa